One stretch of Eupeodes corollae chromosome 2, idEupCoro1.1, whole genome shotgun sequence DNA includes these proteins:
- the LOC129948138 gene encoding uncharacterized protein LOC129948138 isoform X2 has translation MFEHKLMEWRSSLGIGEQQIDMFTLRENSCSSSFSSSPTSSIREDPSAPAISLSLILKNSPKARDIEKFYEQNFKLQDIHRQALITLICEYFIDNHLHLNLYTSYMLEEQILQRFKGEKLEFYRTGKRGKIYAKFCNSKTSSRLAVKRSIFPKAENAEVTEKSKKKHLMEFTPEVDAEECIRSIKYDNLSTSEFDSCWQACSQFRLDQIYKETTLHTIFEEWPDYKKPGGYRLIDKDFGVVFRNSPGVLLKYPEQAGNLRKFLLDEDHLRDKNLRNMVNQIDENDIKTDSAAVKLFWCLHGYLIPTQKGSRKDNSGKSSTVRFTIKSSQEAFLFIGSSVQELDDHIAFLKSKSENIQPFILAVGDKDFENFSNYYVYLDGIKFVFSNFLRAIDICFKCFNLFNLEYPLACSQLWTFIEHYFYELNISKTKSPKMYLLIEALRKSALTQDDEVADSEAGLGYI, from the exons ATGTTTGAACACAAGTTAATGGAGTGGAGATCCTCTCTAGGTATCGGAGAGCAGCAAATTGATATGTTTACCTTGCGGGAAAATTCATGCAGCTCATCATTTTCATCTTCGCCAACGTCGTCAATAAGAGAAGATCCATCTGCGCCTGCTATAtctctttctttaattttaaaaaactcaccAAAGGCGAGAGACATAGAAAAATTCTATGAACAAAACTTCAAGCTTCAGGATATACATCGACAGGCGTTGATCACATTaatatgtgaatattttatcgacAACCATCTTCATTTGAATTTATACACTAGCTACATGCTAGAGGAACAAATATTGCAAAGATTCAAAGGGGAAAAGCTTGAGTTTTACCGCACTGGTAAAAGAGGTAAAATATATGCCAAGTTTTGCAATTCGAAGACCTCCTCTAGATTGGCTGTTAAAAGATCTATCTTTCCTAAAGCTGAAAATGCTGAAGTAACTgagaaatcaaagaaaaaacatttgatggaattca CTCCGGAAGTTGATGCAGAAGAGTGTATTAGGAGCATCAAATATGATAACTTGTCAACTTCAGAGTTCGACAGCTGTTGGCAAGCTTGTAGCCAATTTAGACTGGATCAAATATATAAAGAGACAACTTTACACACCATTTTTGAGGAATGGCCGGATTACAAGAAGCCAGGAGGTTATCGTTTG ATTGACAAGGATTTTGGggttgtttttcgaaattcccCAGGAGTTCTTTTGAAGTATCCAGAGCAGGCTGGCAATCTGAGAAAGTTTTTACTAGATGAAGATCACCTGCGAGACAAAAATTTACGAAATATGGTGAACCAAATTGACGAAAATGATATTAAAACTG ATAGTGCAgcagtaaaattattttggtgtCTCCACGGCTATTTGATACCAACACAAAAGGGCAGCCGGAAAGATAACTCTGGAAAAAGTAGTACTGTAAGGTTTACTATTAAAAGCTCTCAAGAGGCTTTCCTTTTTATTGGGTCCAGCGTACAAGAACTCGATGACCATAtagcatttttgaaaagcaagtCAGAAAATATACAACCATTTATACTTGCCGTTGGGGATAaggattttgaaaacttttcgaACTACTACGTTTACCTTGATGGTATTAAGTtcgtgttttcaaattttttgagagcAATTGATATATGTTTCAAGTGCTTCAACTTGTTTAATTTGGAGTATCCGTTAGCGTGCTCACAATTATGGACATTTATTGAGCACTACTTCTACGAGCTCaacatttctaaaacaaaatccCCTAAAATGTATTTACTCATCGAAGCGTTAAGAAAAAg CGCTCTGACTCAAGATGATGAAGTTGCAGATTCAGAAGCCGGCCTCGgatatatttaa
- the LOC129948138 gene encoding uncharacterized protein LOC129948138 isoform X3 has protein sequence MDTNNYISLEQPSTSAEAGEEQIIYTIVHETATMSDESQSQLEIKELLGSWNLGHLSDLFISERITVEVLKILKEKHFPMLFKNSSVGDLAMFEHKLMEWRSSLGIGEQQIDMFTLRENSCSSSFSSSPTSSIREDPSAPAISLSLILKNSPKARDIEKFYEQNFKLQDIHRQALITLICEYFIDNHLHLNLYTSYMLEEQILQRFKGEKLEFYRTGKRGKIYAKFCNSKTSSRLAVKRSIFPKAENAEVTEKSKKKHLMEFTPEVDAEECIRSIKYDNLSTSEFDSCWQACSQFRLDQIYKETTLHTIFEEWPDYKKPGGYRLIDKDFGVVFRNSPGVLLKYPEQAGNLRKFLLDEDHLRDKNLRNMVNQIDENDIKTAL, from the exons ATGGATACAAACAATTATATATCATTGGAACAACCCTCAACTTCTGCGGAGGCCGGGGaagaacaaataatttatacaaTTGTTCATGAAACAGCAACTATGTCAGATGAGTCGCAGTCCCAGTTGGAAATAAAAGAACTTCTGGGCAGTTGGAATCTTGGACACCTGTCAGATTTGTTTATCT CTGAGCGCATAACAGTTGAagtgcttaaaattttaaaggaaaaacatTTTCCTATGCTTTTCAAAAACAGTTCAGTTGGAGATCTGGCAATGTTTGAACACAAGTTAATGGAGTGGAGATCCTCTCTAGGTATCGGAGAGCAGCAAATTGATATGTTTACCTTGCGGGAAAATTCATGCAGCTCATCATTTTCATCTTCGCCAACGTCGTCAATAAGAGAAGATCCATCTGCGCCTGCTATAtctctttctttaattttaaaaaactcaccAAAGGCGAGAGACATAGAAAAATTCTATGAACAAAACTTCAAGCTTCAGGATATACATCGACAGGCGTTGATCACATTaatatgtgaatattttatcgacAACCATCTTCATTTGAATTTATACACTAGCTACATGCTAGAGGAACAAATATTGCAAAGATTCAAAGGGGAAAAGCTTGAGTTTTACCGCACTGGTAAAAGAGGTAAAATATATGCCAAGTTTTGCAATTCGAAGACCTCCTCTAGATTGGCTGTTAAAAGATCTATCTTTCCTAAAGCTGAAAATGCTGAAGTAACTgagaaatcaaagaaaaaacatttgatggaattca CTCCGGAAGTTGATGCAGAAGAGTGTATTAGGAGCATCAAATATGATAACTTGTCAACTTCAGAGTTCGACAGCTGTTGGCAAGCTTGTAGCCAATTTAGACTGGATCAAATATATAAAGAGACAACTTTACACACCATTTTTGAGGAATGGCCGGATTACAAGAAGCCAGGAGGTTATCGTTTG ATTGACAAGGATTTTGGggttgtttttcgaaattcccCAGGAGTTCTTTTGAAGTATCCAGAGCAGGCTGGCAATCTGAGAAAGTTTTTACTAGATGAAGATCACCTGCGAGACAAAAATTTACGAAATATGGTGAACCAAATTGACGAAAATGATATTAAAACTG CGCTCTGA
- the LOC129948138 gene encoding uncharacterized protein LOC129948138 isoform X1, which yields MDTNNYISLEQPSTSAEAGEEQIIYTIVHETATMSDESQSQLEIKELLGSWNLGHLSDLFISERITVEVLKILKEKHFPMLFKNSSVGDLAMFEHKLMEWRSSLGIGEQQIDMFTLRENSCSSSFSSSPTSSIREDPSAPAISLSLILKNSPKARDIEKFYEQNFKLQDIHRQALITLICEYFIDNHLHLNLYTSYMLEEQILQRFKGEKLEFYRTGKRGKIYAKFCNSKTSSRLAVKRSIFPKAENAEVTEKSKKKHLMEFTPEVDAEECIRSIKYDNLSTSEFDSCWQACSQFRLDQIYKETTLHTIFEEWPDYKKPGGYRLIDKDFGVVFRNSPGVLLKYPEQAGNLRKFLLDEDHLRDKNLRNMVNQIDENDIKTDSAAVKLFWCLHGYLIPTQKGSRKDNSGKSSTVRFTIKSSQEAFLFIGSSVQELDDHIAFLKSKSENIQPFILAVGDKDFENFSNYYVYLDGIKFVFSNFLRAIDICFKCFNLFNLEYPLACSQLWTFIEHYFYELNISKTKSPKMYLLIEALRKSALTQDDEVADSEAGLGYI from the exons ATGGATACAAACAATTATATATCATTGGAACAACCCTCAACTTCTGCGGAGGCCGGGGaagaacaaataatttatacaaTTGTTCATGAAACAGCAACTATGTCAGATGAGTCGCAGTCCCAGTTGGAAATAAAAGAACTTCTGGGCAGTTGGAATCTTGGACACCTGTCAGATTTGTTTATCT CTGAGCGCATAACAGTTGAagtgcttaaaattttaaaggaaaaacatTTTCCTATGCTTTTCAAAAACAGTTCAGTTGGAGATCTGGCAATGTTTGAACACAAGTTAATGGAGTGGAGATCCTCTCTAGGTATCGGAGAGCAGCAAATTGATATGTTTACCTTGCGGGAAAATTCATGCAGCTCATCATTTTCATCTTCGCCAACGTCGTCAATAAGAGAAGATCCATCTGCGCCTGCTATAtctctttctttaattttaaaaaactcaccAAAGGCGAGAGACATAGAAAAATTCTATGAACAAAACTTCAAGCTTCAGGATATACATCGACAGGCGTTGATCACATTaatatgtgaatattttatcgacAACCATCTTCATTTGAATTTATACACTAGCTACATGCTAGAGGAACAAATATTGCAAAGATTCAAAGGGGAAAAGCTTGAGTTTTACCGCACTGGTAAAAGAGGTAAAATATATGCCAAGTTTTGCAATTCGAAGACCTCCTCTAGATTGGCTGTTAAAAGATCTATCTTTCCTAAAGCTGAAAATGCTGAAGTAACTgagaaatcaaagaaaaaacatttgatggaattca CTCCGGAAGTTGATGCAGAAGAGTGTATTAGGAGCATCAAATATGATAACTTGTCAACTTCAGAGTTCGACAGCTGTTGGCAAGCTTGTAGCCAATTTAGACTGGATCAAATATATAAAGAGACAACTTTACACACCATTTTTGAGGAATGGCCGGATTACAAGAAGCCAGGAGGTTATCGTTTG ATTGACAAGGATTTTGGggttgtttttcgaaattcccCAGGAGTTCTTTTGAAGTATCCAGAGCAGGCTGGCAATCTGAGAAAGTTTTTACTAGATGAAGATCACCTGCGAGACAAAAATTTACGAAATATGGTGAACCAAATTGACGAAAATGATATTAAAACTG ATAGTGCAgcagtaaaattattttggtgtCTCCACGGCTATTTGATACCAACACAAAAGGGCAGCCGGAAAGATAACTCTGGAAAAAGTAGTACTGTAAGGTTTACTATTAAAAGCTCTCAAGAGGCTTTCCTTTTTATTGGGTCCAGCGTACAAGAACTCGATGACCATAtagcatttttgaaaagcaagtCAGAAAATATACAACCATTTATACTTGCCGTTGGGGATAaggattttgaaaacttttcgaACTACTACGTTTACCTTGATGGTATTAAGTtcgtgttttcaaattttttgagagcAATTGATATATGTTTCAAGTGCTTCAACTTGTTTAATTTGGAGTATCCGTTAGCGTGCTCACAATTATGGACATTTATTGAGCACTACTTCTACGAGCTCaacatttctaaaacaaaatccCCTAAAATGTATTTACTCATCGAAGCGTTAAGAAAAAg CGCTCTGACTCAAGATGATGAAGTTGCAGATTCAGAAGCCGGCCTCGgatatatttaa
- the LOC129948138 gene encoding uncharacterized protein LOC129948138 isoform X4, producing the protein MDTNNYISLEQPSTSAEAGEEQIIYTIVHETATMSDESQSQLEIKELLGSWNLGHLSDLFISPEVDAEECIRSIKYDNLSTSEFDSCWQACSQFRLDQIYKETTLHTIFEEWPDYKKPGGYRLIDKDFGVVFRNSPGVLLKYPEQAGNLRKFLLDEDHLRDKNLRNMVNQIDENDIKTDSAAVKLFWCLHGYLIPTQKGSRKDNSGKSSTVRFTIKSSQEAFLFIGSSVQELDDHIAFLKSKSENIQPFILAVGDKDFENFSNYYVYLDGIKFVFSNFLRAIDICFKCFNLFNLEYPLACSQLWTFIEHYFYELNISKTKSPKMYLLIEALRKSALTQDDEVADSEAGLGYI; encoded by the exons ATGGATACAAACAATTATATATCATTGGAACAACCCTCAACTTCTGCGGAGGCCGGGGaagaacaaataatttatacaaTTGTTCATGAAACAGCAACTATGTCAGATGAGTCGCAGTCCCAGTTGGAAATAAAAGAACTTCTGGGCAGTTGGAATCTTGGACACCTGTCAGATTTGTTTATCT CTCCGGAAGTTGATGCAGAAGAGTGTATTAGGAGCATCAAATATGATAACTTGTCAACTTCAGAGTTCGACAGCTGTTGGCAAGCTTGTAGCCAATTTAGACTGGATCAAATATATAAAGAGACAACTTTACACACCATTTTTGAGGAATGGCCGGATTACAAGAAGCCAGGAGGTTATCGTTTG ATTGACAAGGATTTTGGggttgtttttcgaaattcccCAGGAGTTCTTTTGAAGTATCCAGAGCAGGCTGGCAATCTGAGAAAGTTTTTACTAGATGAAGATCACCTGCGAGACAAAAATTTACGAAATATGGTGAACCAAATTGACGAAAATGATATTAAAACTG ATAGTGCAgcagtaaaattattttggtgtCTCCACGGCTATTTGATACCAACACAAAAGGGCAGCCGGAAAGATAACTCTGGAAAAAGTAGTACTGTAAGGTTTACTATTAAAAGCTCTCAAGAGGCTTTCCTTTTTATTGGGTCCAGCGTACAAGAACTCGATGACCATAtagcatttttgaaaagcaagtCAGAAAATATACAACCATTTATACTTGCCGTTGGGGATAaggattttgaaaacttttcgaACTACTACGTTTACCTTGATGGTATTAAGTtcgtgttttcaaattttttgagagcAATTGATATATGTTTCAAGTGCTTCAACTTGTTTAATTTGGAGTATCCGTTAGCGTGCTCACAATTATGGACATTTATTGAGCACTACTTCTACGAGCTCaacatttctaaaacaaaatccCCTAAAATGTATTTACTCATCGAAGCGTTAAGAAAAAg CGCTCTGACTCAAGATGATGAAGTTGCAGATTCAGAAGCCGGCCTCGgatatatttaa